In Gymnogyps californianus isolate 813 chromosome 29, ASM1813914v2, whole genome shotgun sequence, the following are encoded in one genomic region:
- the PEX11B gene encoding peroxisomal membrane protein 11B translates to METWVRFSAQSQAKERLFRAAQYACALAGDTLRRNGASAGVLASVRQLEAHLSLGRKLLRLGSSAEALEAAKRAIHLSDMVLRFCVTLSHLNRAMYFACDNVLWAGKTGLVPSVDQEKWSQRSFRYYLFALVVNLSRDAYEIRILMEREAGGKRAKGNENGRQLRADNGLQQLGLRLQIQLRLLLRVLRNNPPLLLDVVKNACDLFIPLDKLGLYKTNPGFVGLCGLTSSILSILTILHPWLKLKP, encoded by the exons ATGGAGACCTGGGTGCGCTTCAGCGCCCAGAGCCAGGCCAAGGAGCGGCTCTTCAG GGCCGCGCAATACGCCTGTGCCCTGGCGGGGGACACGCTGCGGAGGAACGGGGCGAGCGCCGGGGTCCTGGCCAGCGTTCGGCAGCTGGAGGCTCACCTCAGCCTGGGCCGCAAGC TGCTGCGCTTGGGCAGCTCGGCCGAGGCGCTGGAGGCGGCGAAGCGGGCCATCCACCTGTCGGACATGGTGCTGCGGTTCTGCGTCACCCTCAGCCACCTCAACAGGGCCATGTACTTCGCCTGCGACAACGTCCTCTGGGCGGGGAAGACGGGGCTCGTCCCCAGCGTGGACCAGGAGAAGTGGAGCCAGAGGTCCTTCAG gtattaCCTCTTTGCCCTCGTCGTGAACCTGAGCCGGGACGCCTACGAGATCCGGATCCTGATGGAGCGCGAGGCGGGTGGGAAGCGAGCGAAAGGCAACGAGAACGGGCGCCAGCTCCGGGCTGACAACgggctccagcagctggggctgAGGCTGCAGATCCAGCTCCGGCTTCTGCTCCGCGTCCTTCGGAACaaccctcctctgctgctggacGTGGTGAAAAACGCCTGCGACCTTTTTATCCCGCTGGACAAGCTGGGGCTGTACAAAACCAACCCGGGCTTTGTGGGGCTGTGCGGCCTCACCTCTTCCATCCTCTCCATCCTCACCATCCTTCATCCCTGGCTCAAACTGAAGCCTTAG
- the ITGA10 gene encoding integrin alpha-10, with the protein MEGGGCRRLLPALLLLPGLCVGFNVDVRHPRLFHGPAEAQFGYKVLQWAGGGEKWLLVGAPWDGDRQGDVYKCRVGPPNATCAKANLGSAAPWLSPLPGLNVHFGMTLLDSKDGGFVACAPLWSQACGTSVFSTGICAQLDDDLRPVATIAPTAQRCSTYMDIVIVLDGSNSIYPWYEVQNFLSNVLSRFFIGPGQIQVGVLQYGERAVHEWVLGRYRTAEEVVEAAKNISRQEGRETRTAFAIRRACTEAFSPERGGRADATRLMIVVTDGESHDGEDLPEALAECEKRNVTRYAIAVLGHYLRRQQDPEDFIREIKYIASDPDEKYFFNVTDEAALNDIVDALGDRIFSLEGTHGNNESSFELEMSQIGFSIHLLEDGILFGTVGAYDWDGAVLEESRRGRIIPPRKAFEKEFPLELKNQAAYLGYAVSSLRLPGGQRLYVAGAPRFQHKGKVILFEMGTTGTVTVAQALTGEQIGSYFGSEVCALDVDGDGVTDVLLVAAPMYLGAQSRETGRVYLYRVGERLLAPAGTLHADKKPQDSRFGYALAAVPDLNHDGFNDVAVGAPLEDGHRGAVYIYHGAPGTLLPHYKQRIEAAALGPALSYFGRSVDGRLDLDGDGLVDLAVGAEGAAVLLRSRQIVQVNTSLTVEPPAINVIQKNCQRSGTGAVCLRARVCFRAGTRARGRRDREIELRYNVSLEERTPGARAAFDSGARRLLQRRLELSLGRQSCLRFPFHVLDTTDYLRPLSFTVRLAMAESTGPVLDEKSPTTIRKLIPFFKDCGEDDECVTDLVLRATMDIVGSRQSPHVLRKGRRKVVVDVVLENKKENAYNTSLLLRFSSNLHFSSLALQDTSPVKLECTALVGHRRLCSVGYPVFRSLAKVSFTLELEFSCSVLLDRAEVALEASSDSTEATMEDNAVRLSAPIRYEPDLFLSSDANLHRYEVHPFGTFPHGPGPEFKTTVKVQNLGCYPVRNLTLHMALPALGYRRATFLSVTRVLADNATCVLRTPPEEPRQRSTATVVPVHPEDLLHVDRLDCGNAWCQELSCRLGRLDRGGEISIHVLRTIHNDFFRGAKFRSVKVVSRVWLGVPGSSVLVLEEGAHRRETVLEIIQGKRVPISLWILVGSILGGLLLLALIIFCLWKLGFFTRKKLPEEEEEEEKEQ; encoded by the exons ATGGAGGGTGGTGGGTGCCGGCGACTTCTCCCGgcgctgctcctgctcccag gGTTGTGCGTGGGGTTCAATGTCGACGTGAGGCACCCGCGGCTCTTCCACGGGCCGGCCGAGGCCCAGTTCGGCTACAAGGTGCTGCAGtgggcgggcggcggggagaaATG GCTGCTGGTGGGGGCCCCTTGGGACGGTGACCGCCAAGGTGACGTCTACAAATGCCGCGTGGGACCCCCCAACGCCACCTGCGCCAAAGCCAACCTCG GATCCGCAGCCCCGTggctctccccgctccccggccTCAACGTGCACTTCGGGATGACCCTCCTGGACTCCAAGGACGGCGGCTTCGTG GCTTGCGCCCCACTTTGGTCCCAGGCGTGCGGCACCTCTGTCTTCAGCACCGGCATCTGCGCCCAGCTGGACGATGACCTCCGGCCGGTGGCGACCATCGCGCCCACGGCACAGC GCTGCTCCACCTACATGGACATCGTCATCGTCCTCGACGGCTCCAACAGCATCTACCCCTGGTACGAGGTGCAGAACTTCCTCAGCAACGTCCTCAGCAGGTTTTTCATCGGGCCCGGGCAGATCCAG GTGGGGGTGCTGCAGTACGGGGAGCGGGCGGTGCACGAGTGGGTGCTGGGGCGGTACCGGACGGCGGAGGAGGTGGTGGAGGCGGCCAAGAACATCAGCCGGCAGGAGGGGCGGGAGACGCGCACGGCCTTCGCCATCCGCCGGGCTTG CACCGAAGCCTTCAGCCCCGAGCGAGGCGGGCGGGCGGATGCCACCCGGCTGATGATCGTGGTGACGGACGGGGAGTCCCACGACGGCGAGGATCTCCCCGAGGCACTGGCGGAGTGCGAGAAGCGCAACGTCACCCGCTACGCCATCGCG gtgCTGGGGCACTACCTCCGCCGGCAGCAGGACCCCGAGGATTTCATCCGCGAGATCAAGTACATCGCCAGCGACCCGGACGAGAAGTATTTCTTCAACGTCACCGACGAGGCCGCCCTCAACGACATCGTGGACGCCTTGGGCGACCGCATCTTCAGCCTGGAAG gcacccACGGGAACAACGAGAGCTCCTTCGAGCTGGAGATGTCCCAGATCGGCTTCTCCATCCACCTCCTGGAG GACGGGATCCTCTTCGGCACGGTGGGAGCCTACGACTGGGACGGGGCCGTGCTGGAGGAGAGCCGGCGCGGCCGCATCATCCCACCCCGGAAAGCCTTCGAGAAGGAGTTCCCGCTGGAGCTGAAGAATCAGGCGGCTTATTTGG GCTACGCCGTCTCCTCGCTGCGGCTGCCCGGCGGGCAGCGCCTGTACGTGGCCGGAGCCCCTCGCTTCCAGCACAAGGGCAAGGTGATCCTCTTCGAGATGGGCACCACGGGGACCGTGACAGTGGCCCAGGCGCTGACGGGGGAGCAG ATCGGCTCCTACTTCGGCAGCGAGGTGTGCGCCCTGGACGTGGACGGTGACGGGGTCACCGACGTGCTGCTGGTGGCAGCCCCCATGTACCTGGGTGCCCAGAGCAGGGAGACGGGGCGGGTGTACCTCTACAGAGTGGGGGAG CGGCTCCTGGCCCCCGCCGGCACCCTGCACGCCGACAAGAAGCCACAGGACTCCCGGTTCGGCTACGCCCTGGCCGCCGTGCCGGATCTCAACCATGACGGCTTCAATGACGTGGCGGTGGGGGCTCCGCTGGAGGACGGGCACCGCGGTGCCGTCTACATCTACCACGGCGCCCCgggcaccctcctgccccattACAAGCAG CGCATCGAGGCGGCGGCGCTGGGTCCAGCCCTCAGCTATTTCGGGCGCAGCGTGGACGGGCGGCTGGACCTGGATGGGGACGGGCTGGTGGACCTGGCCGTGGGGGCGGAGGGGGCGGCCGTGCTGCTGCG CTCCCGCCAGATCGTCCAGGTCAACACGTCGCTGACGGTGGAGCCGCCGGCCATCAACGTCATCCAGAAGAACTGCCAGCGCAGCGGGACCGGCGCCGTCTGCCTCCGGGCCAGGGTCTGCTTCCGTGCCGGGACCCgcgcccggggccggcgggaCAGGGAGATCG AGCTCCGGTACAACGTCTCCCTGGAGGAGAGGACACCGGGAGCCCGGGCTGCCTTCGACTCGGGCGCCCGGCGGCTGCTGCAGCGCCGCCTCGAGCTCTCgctggggaggcagagctgcctccgCTTCCCCTTCCACGTCCTG GACACCACGGACTATCTGCGACCCCTCAGCTTCACGGTGAGGTTGGCCATGGCCGAATCCACCGGGCCGGTGCTGGATGAGAAGTCCCCCACCACCATCCGGAAACTG ATCCCCTTCTTCAAGGACTGCGGGGAGGACGACGAGTGCGTCACGGACCTGGTGCTCAGGGCCACCATGGACATCGTGGGCTCCAG gcagagcccccACGTCCTGCgcaagggcaggaggaaggtggTGGTGGACGTGGTCCTGGAGAACAAGAAGGAGAACGCCTACAACACCAGCCTGCTCCTCCGCTTCTCCAGCAACCTCCACTTCTCCAGCCTCGCGCTCCAG GACACCAGCCCGGTGAAGCTGGAGTGCACGGCGCTGGTGGGTCACCGCCGGCTCTGCAGCGTCGGCTACCCCGTCTTCCGCTCCCTGGCCAAG GTCTCCTTCACCCTGGAGCTGGAGTTCAGCTGCTCCGTCCTCCTTGACCGAGCCGAGGTCGCCCTCGAGGCCAGCAG cgACAGCACCGAGGCGACGATGGAGGACAACGCGGTCCGGCTTTCTGCCCCCATCCGCTACGAGCCCGACCTCTTCCTCTCCAG TGATGCCAACCTGCACCGCTACGAGGTTCACCCCTTCGGCACCTTCCCCCATGGCCCCGGCCCTGAATTCAAGACCACGGTGAAG GTGCAGAATTTGGGGTGCTACCCGGTCCGAAACCTCACCCTCCACAtggccctgccagccctgggctACCGCCGTGCCACCTTCCTCTCCGTCACACGTGTCCTGGCCGACAAC gcTACATGCGTGCTGCGGACCCCCCCCGAGGAGCCACGGCAGCGGAGCACGGCCACGGTGGTCCCCGTGCACCCCGAAGACCTCCTGCACGTGGACAGGCTG GACTGCGGCAATGCCTGGTGCCAGGAGCTGAGCTGCCGGCTGGGACGGCTGGACCGCGGCGGGGAGATCTCCATCCACGTCCTCCGCACCATCCACAACGACTTCTTCCGcggg GCTAAATTCAGGAGCGTGAAAGTCGTCAGCAGGGTCTGGCTGGGGGTCCCGGGCAGCAGCGTGCtggtgctggaggagggggCACATCGGAGGGAG ACGGTGCTTGAAATCATCCAGGGGAAGCGGGTGCCCATCTCCCTCTGGATCCTGGTGGGCAGCATCCTGGGGGGGCTGCTCCTCCTGGCGCTGATCATCTTCTGCCTGTGGAAG CTGGGCTTCTTCACCCGCAAGAAGCtccccgaggaggaggaggaggaggagaaggagcagtgA
- the LOC127026935 gene encoding toll-like receptor 2, whose product MPLPALSPLPPPAAPPRPPRCHAGGHAAPSHRRRPGGLVPGAAGVDGGRGVAAVPHRRQQPDGAVQGAGPGVGARGLPGGLHGLDLSYNKLREITAGDFAGMTQLRRLDLGYNNISRIAPDAFLSNLLLEHLQLFNNSLNSIPAPALRPLINLRWLDMSNNLYRSAALDGTFGRLRQLQKLSLGGPLLRDIYRGDFAVLKDTALQKFAIKSASSLRRYEAGAFSWLNTTELWCDMALDKSAAALPVMLRDLRGKPLDYLRFRNLFEFTYYTGDADPFAGLAELQITKLVFYRGKFNENLLRLALLNVQRSRVRDLALVAIDFARSPWRNSSGMGTAAPRLNRLLLQDISNPDVLRFDWTFTWLSGVTALSIINVNFNYVPCDAWGEMRNVEALDISSNRLEDGYIYNQRCRYRGVMPKLESFVLATNQLLSLAVVAALTRTWPRLARLDASHNSLGSLRETCQWSPTLRWLALHHNRVTVGTFRCLPTTLEYLDLSYSQLDRLDMDYFTRSPWLRELRLSGNKIKFIPSEWRCPRLEVLAIDGNSFGVINRGSFVNMPRLVSLAAGNNPYHCTCDLYLFLEETRRRGRPTLADWPHNWTCYHPEPLLDTAVAAYAPRPLECDVPALVAVAVASTAVAVAACAVLCWKLDAGWYLRATYRLVRAKYGGRRPGTARRCSYHAFISYSRADAGWVRRELLHRLESTTPPYRLCIHERDFTPGRWIIDNIVENIERSAKVIFILSRSFVDSEWCNYELYFAHQRAVGLGTEDVILVVKEPIDARGLPRRFARLRKMLGTKTYLEWPREPGRRPFFWLQLRSLLGSPGALGPAAGEEETAVDATT is encoded by the coding sequence ATgccccttccagccctgtccccGCTCCCGCCACCGGCGGCACCTCCCCGGCCACCCCGCTGCCATGCCGGAGGCCATGCGGCCCCCTCCCACCGCCGGCGCCCGGGGGGTTTGGTGCCTGGTGCTGCTGGCGTTGACGGGGGACGCGGCGTGGCCGCCGTGCCGCATCGACGCCAACAACCGGACGGGGCTGTGCAAGGGGCAGGACCTGGTGTGGGTGCCCGCGGCCTCCCCGGCGGCCTGCACGGCCTCGACCTCTCCTACAACAAGCTACGGGAGATCACGGCGGGCGACTTCGCTGGCATGACCCAGCTACGGCGCTTGGATCTGGGCTACAACAACATCTCCCGCATCGCGCCGGATGCTTTCCTCTCCAACCTCCTCCTGGAGCACCTCCAGCTCTTCAACAACTCCCTCAACAGCATCCCGGCGCCGGCGTTGCGGCCATTGATCAACCTCCGTTGGCTGGACATGTCCAACAACCTCTACCGCAGCGCGGCGTTGGACGGCACCTTCGGCAGGCTGCggcagctgcagaagctgtCGCTGGGGGGGCCGCTGCTGCGGGACATCTACCGGGGGGACTTCGCTGTCTTGAAGGACACGGCGCTGCAGAAGTTCGCCATCAAGTCGGCCTCCAGCCTGCGGCGGTACGAAGCCGGGGCTTTCTCGTGGCTCAACACCACAGAGCTGTGGTGCGACATGGCCTTGGACAAGAGCGCGGCGGCTCTGCCGGTGATGCTGCGGGACCTGCGGGGCAAACCCCTTGACTACCTGCGCTTCCGTAACCTCTTCGAATTCACCTACTACACCGGCGACGCCGATCCCTTCGCCGGCTTGGCCGAGTTGCAGATCACCAAGTTGGTCTTCTACCGGGGCAAGTTCAACGAGAACCTCCTCCGGCTGGCCCTGCTCAACGTCCAACGCTCCCGCGTCCGCGACTTGGCGCTGGTGGCCATCGACTTTGCCCGCTCGCCGTGGCGGAACAGCTCCGGCATGGGGACAGCCGCCCCGCGGCTCAACCGCCTCTTGTTGCAGGACATCAGCAACCCTGACGTCCTGCGTTTCGACTGGACCTTCACCTGGTTGAGCGGCGTGACCGCCCTCTCCATCATCAACGTCAACTTCAACTACGTCCCCTGCGACGCTTGGGGCGAGATGCGTAACGTGGAGGCCTTGGACATCTCCAGCAACCGCCTGGAAGACGGTTATATCTACAACCAACGTTGCCGCTACCGGGGCGTCATGCCCAAGCTGGAGAGCTTCGTCTTGGCCACCAACCAGCTCCTGAGCCTGGCCGTGGTGGCCGCCTTGACGCGGACCTGGCCCCGGCTCGCCCGCCTCGATGCCAGCCACAACAGCTTGGGCAGCCTGCGGGAGACGTGCCAATGGAGTCCAACCTTGCGTTGGCTGGCCCTCCACCACAACCGGGTGACGGTGGGCACCTTCAGGTGCCTGCCCACCACCCTCGAGTACCTGGACCTCTCCTACTCGCAGCTCGACCGCTTGGACATGGACTACTTCACCCGAAGCCCCTGGCTGCGGGAGCTGCGGTTGAGCGGCAACAAGATCAAGTTCATCCCCTCCGAGTGGAGATGCCCCCGTTTGGAGGTGCTGGCCATCGACGGCAACTCCTTCGGCGTCATCAACCGCGGCTCCTTCGTCAACATGCCGCGGCTCGTTAGCCTGGCGGCCGGCAACAACCCCTACCACTGCACCTGTGACCTCTACCTCTTCTTGGAGGAGACGCGGCGACGGGGACGACCCACCTTGGCCGACTGGCCCCACAACTGGACCTGCTACCACCCCGAGCCGCTGCTGGATACGGCCGTGGCCGCTTACGCCCCGCGTCCCTTGGAATGCGATGTGCCAGCGCTGGTGGCCGTGGCCGTGGCCAGCACGGCGGTGGCAGTGGCGGCATGCGCCGTGCTCTGCTGGAAGCTGGACGCCGGTTGGTACCTGCGAGCCACGTACCGGTTGGTGCGCGCCAAGTacggcgggcggcggccgggcaCCGCGCGGCGATGCTCTTACCACGCCTTCATCTCCTACAGCCGCGCTGACGCCGGCTGGGTTCGCCGGGAGCTTCTGCACCGGCTGGAGAGCACCACGCCACCTTACCGCCTCTGCATCCACGAGCGGGACTTCACGCCGGGCCGTTGGATCATCGATAACATCGTGGAGAACATCGAGAGGAGCGCCAAGGTCATCTTCATCCTCTCCCGCAGCTTCGTCGACAGCGAGTGGTGCAACTACGAGCTCTACTTCGCCCACCAGCGCGCCGTGGGGCTGGGCACCGAGGACGTCATCTTGGTGGTGAAGGAACCCATCGATGCTCGGGGTTTGCCCCGGCGTTTCGCCCGGCTCCGGAAGATGTTGGGCACCAAGACCTACCTGGAGTGGCCCCGCGAGCCCGGGAGACGACCTTTCTTCTGGCTTCAGCTTCGTAGCCTCTTGGGCAGCCCCGGGGCGCTCGGTCCGGCCGCCGGCGAGGAGGAGACGGCCGTAGATGCCACCACGTAG